A stretch of DNA from Daphnia magna isolate NIES unplaced genomic scaffold, ASM2063170v1.1 Dm_contigs181, whole genome shotgun sequence:
CGGTTTCTTCGCCCACAAGAAGTTACAAATACATACgtggttattattatttttttacttatgtTATTTATTATGATTACGGGAGGGGAATTTGAGCAGATCAGCTCCTGGCCCACAAGTGAATAATCCACCTATAATTAAGTAGCTTGTTCTAGGTTAATATTGGCTTCTAGTATGCTTAATAGTTTCTTGTAACAATTCCCCTTTGAGAGCCTTAGATTACTCACCTCCAAGAGGTTTTAACTTAACTGGTTGCTATGGCACTCTTTTAATTTGCCATTTGGTCACGATTGAGAATATagataaacaaaaagattttACTTCACAATCACAGATGttcttaattttaaaataagatTAAATTGAATAATGTGTTCCACTATTGCATTACAACACACAATTATACAAAATGAATAacaaatattaaatttacctTCAGCAAATGAATCAACACGTTCTGGGGAAATAATCAACTTCCAACGCATTGCTCTGTATTCATCTTCTCTATCAGCAATAGTTGATCTCCGATGTTCAGCAAATGGGTCAAAGTCTTCTCCTGCCACATTATTGAGAATCGCAGCTGGTGCTGTGAAAGTTTGCCTGCCTCCAATGGCAACTGCTCCATCATAATCTTCTCCTTCAACTTCATCAGTTGTGGCAATTGAAGTTACATATCCATCAAATCGACTTTGAACTTCACCGTAGATTTCTGAATAAAAAAGCCTGATTCGTCAAATCCGATGTGATCTTTTTCATATATATCTACCTTGCTCCTTGACTGGATTTCCTGAACTTGAGCTGCAATTTCTGTAAAGCATGCTGGAAACTTGGAAAGACATATCAATATCCGCAGTCGtctgctttgtttttattttaccaagTTGAAATTATGGCTGccgtttatttcttttttcaatttttaaataatttaataattcCGAAAAATGGAATGCTATGGAATGAAAACGTTAACAGAACATTTTTATCCGTAATTAGTAATCTATAAGATTCTTTCCAGAATTAGTTCTAACGTAAGTTTATTTATTCAAAGTCTAAATCCATCTATTGGCGAATTTCGTCTCCaaagccatctattgagcTTAACAGGCGAATTTCATTCGTTTCCTCCGACCCAAAATGGAAAATGCCTCGCCCTAAATCACTCCgggaaattaaattttaacaaGAAAGTAAACAATAAGCAATATGAAATTTTACAAGAGGGGACGTAGAGCTAAACCtgataaatttatttattaaatcgTTCTTACTTAAGTCTCTGGTACCGACAATCTCGTACAAGCAATCTCGTACCGACAATCTCGTACCCAAAGGGGACGAACCCCGCTTGGTGGCGCAGCGCTCACCCCCTGCGACCGTATATAAGGCGGCCCAGTTTCCCTCAGATTTCATTAAGCGGCTTGGAGCAATGCCGGGCGGTTGGTTAGAGTAGTGGCTCTTCTACGacgaagaaatttttaaaatatcttctGTCAAGAGCCGATGATCTCGTACTGACTGCTTAGAAGCTCCAATCTCGTACCGATGATCTCGTACCGGTACGAGATAGATGGTATACGAGATCAAAATGGTACGAGATAGGGGTAGACCTTTTTTAaacgtaaatttttttggttgacgTACCATTCACTGGGTATTACCAGCACCAGCAACCGCTGGCGGTAAAGAAACAGTTTCCTGCAAAAAGTGTCAACAAGTGTTTAGCAGTTCAAATTTCCATTCGTTTGCATTGTTTATAGTACCTCATCATCACTATTTACCTTAAATCCATTTGTTTTAGTTTCATTCCTGATATTCCCACCATCACTGCTGCTAGTGTCTATTATGTCTACGTtgacaattttttcttctgatggTCCAGTCGGCTTCAGTGCTGAGTGATAGTCCTAGGTAAAAGAATTgttattatgttttatttaactCAAATGCTTTATTTTTAGCCTACTTACTGTAACATGTCTTGAGAAATTAGAAATTTTCCAATATCCTTTATCGTCGAACACAATCCTGATTGTGGTGGCTTTGACATGATCCTTGTGTTCGCAAACTATTTTTCTGGTTTCTTCACATACAGTAAAATCTTCTAAGGTATAGTTgagattatttgtttgtttgaagcgTTGGACCCAGTTACTTGCTGCTTCTAGTAGGCTACGTCCTTTGGATGTAGGAAGCTGGTTCATCCCTGCTGCGTTACTTCTTGTGAGAAACTGCTGAGCGTTGCCCTTGGTGGTGTCAATAGCCAGCTGATGTCTAGTTGCTGCTAGGGAAGATGCTACTGAAGAATGTTTTCTAAACATGGAATTCACTTGTAAGACTGGGATTTTGTTCTCCTTTAGTATGCTTGCACAAAGCTCTACTGCGGATATAATAGATGATCTTTCTTCAGGTAAGAACGTGAACTGCTTTGGGTTTTCGTAGAACAATTCTCCaaataaattgatttttttatgcTGATGAATTTTCGTGCTTTTCTAATTTATTAATCATAGATGCGCTGGCTACGTGCATCCTAATATTGTCTTCTATCTCTTGAAGTTTATCATTATCGATAGGGTGTTCTTGAGCAAAAGATCTAAGGCTACTATAGCCTAGCTTTTGAAGAAGATTTTTATGTGAATGGGCAAATTTAATCCGcatttttcaaaagtgtcataAACATTCTCTGCTTGACTGATTTTGTCTTATTTCTATTGAGCGtctttattcaaattatttcagACGACAATTTTTTACGTTTCAGATCATCGATCATTCGAAATCGATATACAGGCATCACAGAGTCGGTGGGCCTAAGCAAATATGATTAGAACTTATCTCTATGAATGGAAACTACATTATTTTAATTAAGAACGCAAGTAAtttctaatattttattttaaagacttaaattttgtttaacatTCACAAAAGTTTAATTAAGATTCGCACTTGTTTTTGGCTTAAGATTTATAATTTGGCTTagattcaaaaattttggCTTAGATTCAAACAGGTTGGCTTAGATTCAAACATTTTGGCTTAGATTCAAACATTTTggcttagattcaaaatttttggcTTAGATTCAAAGATTTTGGCATAGATTCAAACATTTTggcttagattcaaaattttggCTTAAGATTTAAACTGATTATCGACAGGGTGTACGAGattcaaatcagttgccaACCCCTCGATTCCAAATTGCTTTTAATTTTGCGTCGAGGTTCTTCTTTACTTTTAGAAAATACAATTGTAGATCTTGTTAACGTCAGTATTAGCTATGAGATTTAGAAGGCGACATGGACATCTCATGTGCCTTGGGAGTTTAATTCTGTGTTTTTCTGGATCAGCAACGGCTATGTTGTCATGGTTTGAATCTTCAGTAGTGTTACGAAATCATGGCTTTAGCGACAAGGCCAAACAACTGTATTGTCTAGTAGGTATGGACGCTACATACTGGCGTCTCCCCATCGCGCAAGCCCACCATAAAATACCATTGATACGTCCGACTGTCATCTTGCCGTTTTCTGATGAGCACTTAATGTCTTTTAATTTATCTTTTGTATCAAATAAGTAGTTTAGGGAAAGCCTTCAGACAGGGCTACGTAGCCATCTGTTTCTCGTAAATCATTTTGTTGACCCATAAATTACAGAACGTTAACCCCGGCTTTACTACAATTAAACCTATTTTAAATCCTAATTGAATAAGTAACAGTTTGACACAGTTTATATCAAATGAGTTGACATGTGGCTTTTGTACAGAACAGCATTGTGCCGTGTTAACTATGGAAGTAGGTCAGAGCCTAGGCCGTTCCGTATATAAGACCATGACTCTCAGTTCATTTCAGTTCAGTCTCCCTTCGGGATCCTCACCTCATTTGAAGCCTCGTCCCTTCCGCATCGCTTGCTGCCAGCGCAACGATTGATATGTcccattttcttgttttataaCCTTAATACTTCGTAAAGAAAGATGACGAAACGGAACATTACTCTATAGTAgttataatttctttttagcaCATTTCTTCGATTGACTGTCAAATATTTCTCTAGTgtctaaattttaaaaatggtcATCACCGTGTTAACCTTCCTGGAAACCACCATTTTCTAGTTCTAACGCATTTGCCACTGCATTGGATCCACAAATTTagaaagctttaaaaaaattcctgTCACTATCGTCAGTTATTGTGCAGTTTACTTTAAACGAAATGGGAAATTACCTATGAACATTGTCAATAGCTTTTGCAATGACATCGTAGGTATGAGATCTAATCACACGACATACAGCTAAACATGCAATATACGTAATTAAATTGGAACCCGAACAGAGCACCGTAATACCGATACAACTGCTGGTTTGTGACGACCACATATCGGCCGTTGTTGAAACATATATTGCCTTTTTTAAGTGCAATTTATAAGCTTGTCTTGGTGTTTGAATATTCTGTTTGTAGAcgatcattaaaaaaatgctaTCTTTTTCACAACTAATTCGCCTACAATGCTACTCATCAATGCAATACCACTACTCTCAACTTTTAGTATCTGTGATACCGATGccgtttctattttttctgGTATTGACGATAGCGATATCGATTCTTTGGCcgatagaaaaaaattatgaagtATTTTATAGGTGTTTACACTAAGTTAGTATTCGGTCAAAACATTGTACGCATGGATGTCAACACAATACCACCAAGAGAAAAGAGACGCTCTTGTTTCTCTAGTAAAGCGTCCTAAAGCAGTAGCAATAGGGTTCATTAGAAAAAGGAATTCC
This window harbors:
- the LOC123467393 gene encoding splicing factor 3B subunit 1-like, whose product is MSFQVSSMLYRNCSSSSGNPVKEQEIYGEVQSRFDGYVTSIATTDEVEGEDYDGAVAIGGRQTFTAPAAILNNVAGEDFDPFAEHRRSTIADREDEYRAMRWKLIISPERVDSFAEGGLFTCGPGADLLKFPSREETVEELFLLSVAHREFWTLDLSLTLTLFVKNSCAPKSKRSAVSLPTKDGTLKAVSVPSNGESRRPPIFRQAID